In one Alnus glutinosa chromosome 12, dhAlnGlut1.1, whole genome shotgun sequence genomic region, the following are encoded:
- the LOC133852593 gene encoding putative disease resistance protein At3g14460 gives MPIQLGRQKCLQMLNTFIVGKGSGLCIGELGKLTNLRGSLSIFELQNIESSTNVLNVTSLRDKKYLEELVLRWKYASLYLESCKYCSSLPPLGQLPSLQNLSIVGFDEVVRVGHDFCGSGSSSVKPFGALKVLWLMEMPKWEEWVSFGDENGGGAFPQLEKLYIRNCTKLTGGLPVHLSSLSKLDFIKCPQLVTPLPLTPTIRELEFSDCNEMLLKELPIGMEKIVIKGFNALESLPKGMIDSNDSLQELKIYKCSSLMSLPKDGPPSSIKILYISECKKLELSTHLDHSSLEKLCLWNCGSLKCFPLDLSPKLYNIKIKGCSNLESLTVPENYEHDLVTLQIDLSYCPNFVSFPKEGLRAPALYCFFFF, from the exons ATGCCAATACAACTTGGTAGACAAAAATGCCTCCAGATGTTGAATACATTTATCGTCGGCAAAGGTAGTGGGTTGTGCATTGGAGAGTTAGGAAAACTCACAAATCTTCGGGGATCACTTTCAATATTTGAGCTTCAAAATATTGAATCTTCTACTAATGTTCTGAATGTAACAAGCTTAAGGGATAAAAAATATCTCGAAGAGTTGGTATTGAGATGGAAATATg CATCTCTTTATCTAGAAAGCTGTAAATATTGCAGCAGCTTGCCACCGCTTGGGCAACTACCCTCTCTGCAAAACCTCTCTATTGTTGGGTTTGATGAAGTTGTTAGAGTGGGACATGACTTTTGTGGCAGTGGTTCTTCTTCAGTTAAGCCATTTGGTGCCCTTAAAGTTCTTTGGTTGATGGAGATGCCAAAGTGGGAGGAATGGGTTTCTTTTGGTGATGAAAATGGAGGTGGAGCTTTTCCTCAACTTGAGAAGCTTTATATTAGGAACTGTACTAAGCTAACAGGAGGGTTGCCAGtccatctttcttctttatcCAAACTTGATTTTATTAAATGTCCGCAGTTGGTGACTCCACTCCCATTGACTCCTACTATTCGTGAATTGGAGTTCAGCGATTGTAATGAGATGCTATTAAAGGAATTGCCAATTGGAATGGAGAAGATCGTAATTAAAGGATTTAATGCCCTAGAGTCCTTACCGAAAGGAATGATAGACTCCAACGACAGTCTTCAAGAGTTAAAAATCTATAAGTGTTCTTCACTTATGTCCCTTCCAAAGGATGGTCCTCCCTCTTCAATAAAAATCCTTTATATTTCCGAATGTAAGAAGTTGGAGCTCTCAACACACTTGGACCATTCATCCCTTGAAAAATTGTGTTTGTGGAATTGTGGTTCTCTCAAGTGCTTTCCATTAGATTTATCTCCAAAGCTTTATAACATCAAAATCAAAGGGTGTAGCAATCTGGAATCTCTTACCGTTCCAGAAAATTATGAACATGATTTAGTCACCTTGCAGATTGATCTATCTTATTGCCCTAATTTTGTATCTTTTCCCAAAGAAGGATTGCGTGCCCCAGccttatattgttttttttttttttga